In the Clostridium sporogenes genome, one interval contains:
- the thiH gene encoding 2-iminoacetate synthase ThiH: protein MEQSVDHMKYMPGMEIIESNIMDQVISKMKAYDYEKYTSYDVIRALNKDVLDIEDFAALLSLAALPFIEEMAKRAKLETHKHFGNSVYMFTPLYIANYCENYCIYCGFNCHNKIKRAKLNAEEIEKEMQSIAKTGLQEILLLTGESRSMSDVSYIGEACKIARKYFKVIGLEVYPMNSDEYAYLHECGADFVTVFQETYNPDKYETLHLAGHKRIFPYRFNAQERALKGGMRGVGFAALLGLDDFRKDAFATGLHAHIIQRKYPHAEIAISCPRLRPIINNDKINPKDVHERQLLQVITAYRIFLPFANITISTRECARFRDNVIGLSATKISAGVSVGIGGHSDEEKAKGDEQFEISDSRTVSEIANEIANHGLQVVMSDYIYV from the coding sequence ATGGAACAATCTGTTGATCATATGAAATATATGCCGGGTATGGAGATAATTGAATCTAATATTATGGATCAAGTTATATCAAAAATGAAAGCTTATGATTATGAAAAATATACAAGCTATGATGTGATTAGAGCTCTTAATAAAGATGTATTAGATATTGAAGATTTTGCAGCCTTATTATCTCTAGCAGCCCTTCCCTTTATTGAAGAAATGGCTAAACGTGCTAAATTAGAAACTCATAAACACTTTGGTAATTCAGTTTATATGTTTACTCCCCTTTATATTGCTAACTATTGTGAAAACTATTGTATTTATTGTGGCTTTAACTGTCATAACAAAATTAAGCGTGCTAAACTTAATGCAGAAGAAATAGAAAAAGAAATGCAAAGTATTGCTAAAACTGGACTACAAGAAATATTGCTTCTTACTGGTGAAAGCCGTAGTATGTCTGATGTTTCTTATATTGGTGAGGCCTGCAAAATAGCTAGAAAATATTTTAAGGTAATTGGTCTTGAAGTATACCCAATGAACTCTGATGAATATGCATACTTACATGAATGTGGAGCAGATTTTGTTACTGTATTTCAGGAAACTTATAATCCTGATAAATATGAAACATTACATTTAGCTGGACACAAGCGTATTTTCCCCTATCGTTTTAACGCACAAGAAAGAGCATTAAAAGGTGGAATGAGAGGTGTTGGATTTGCTGCATTACTTGGATTAGATGATTTTCGTAAGGATGCTTTTGCAACAGGACTTCATGCTCACATCATTCAACGTAAATATCCTCATGCTGAAATTGCTATTTCCTGTCCAAGATTACGTCCAATAATAAATAATGATAAAATTAATCCAAAAGATGTACATGAAAGGCAACTTTTACAGGTTATTACTGCATACAGAATATTTTTGCCTTTTGCAAATATTACCATATCAACTCGTGAATGTGCTAGATTTCGTGATAATGTAATTGGACTTTCTGCAACTAAAATTTCCGCTGGAGTTTCAGTTGGAATAGGCGGTCATAGTGATGAAGAAAAGGCTAAAGGTGATGAACAATTTGAAATTTCTGATTCACGTACAGTATCTGAAATAGCTAATGAAATTGCTAATCATGGCCTGCAAGTAGTTATGAGTGATTATATATATGTATAA
- a CDS encoding thiazole synthase, translating into MKNNTDKLIIGGHEFNSRFILGSGKYSLDLIKAAIENAGAEIITLALRRANLGGSANILDYIPKNVTLLPNTSGARNAEEAVRIAGLAREIGCGDFIKIEVIRDSKYLLPDNYETIKATEILAKEGFVVMPYMYPDLNVARDMVNAGASAIMPLAAPIGSNKGLSTGDFIKILVDEIEIPIIVDAGIGRPSQACEAMEMGVDAIMANTAIATAGNISAMAKAFKNAIEAGRTAYLSGLGRVLNNGASASSPLTGFLED; encoded by the coding sequence ATGAAAAATAATACTGACAAACTTATTATAGGTGGCCATGAATTTAATTCACGATTTATATTAGGATCTGGAAAGTATTCACTTGATTTAATAAAGGCAGCTATTGAAAATGCTGGTGCAGAGATTATTACTTTAGCATTACGTCGTGCTAATTTAGGTGGTAGTGCTAATATTTTAGATTACATACCTAAAAATGTTACATTACTTCCAAACACATCAGGAGCTCGTAATGCTGAAGAAGCAGTTCGTATTGCAGGTTTAGCTCGTGAAATTGGATGTGGAGATTTTATTAAAATTGAAGTTATTCGTGATTCAAAATATCTTTTACCGGATAATTATGAAACAATAAAAGCTACTGAAATTCTTGCAAAGGAAGGATTTGTAGTAATGCCTTATATGTATCCGGATCTAAATGTTGCAAGAGATATGGTAAATGCAGGAGCTTCAGCTATTATGCCTCTTGCCGCGCCTATTGGATCAAACAAAGGATTAAGTACAGGTGATTTTATTAAAATTTTAGTTGATGAAATTGAGATTCCAATTATTGTGGATGCAGGAATTGGACGACCATCTCAGGCTTGTGAAGCTATGGAAATGGGGGTTGATGCTATTATGGCTAATACTGCAATTGCTACAGCAGGTAATATTTCAGCTATGGCAAAAGCCTTTAAAAATGCAATAGAAGCAGGAAGAACAGCCTATCTTTCAGGTCTTGGTCGCGTGCTTAATAATGGAGCTTCAGCTTCATCACCATTAACTGGATTTCTTGAAGATTAA